A genomic region of Nostoc sp. UHCC 0702 contains the following coding sequences:
- a CDS encoding threonine-phosphate decarboxylase, which produces MHQQAHGGNLAWAAALAGCPPEAILDFSASISPLGPPNSTIAAIVSQMGNLRHYPDPDYSELRLALSHFHQLPPEWILPGNGSAELLTLAGRDLAELAATMLITPAFGDYYRTLAAYNAKVLEFPLNLENTRHSSLVNSPLSIKNDKGQRTFNKGLLLNNPHNPTGKLFSRETILPYLEQFALVVVDEAFMDFLHPDEEQSLIPVVQEYANLVVLRSLTKFYSLPGLRLGYAIAHPDRLRRWQLWRDPWPVNTLAAAAATAALQDREFQEQTWKWLPPARNQLFEGLAAIPGLQPFESAANFLLVESQQSSLQLQQQLLQNHQILIRDCLSFKELGDRFFRVAVLSESDNQRLVEVLITVC; this is translated from the coding sequence ATGCATCAACAGGCTCATGGGGGAAATTTAGCCTGGGCAGCAGCACTGGCTGGCTGTCCCCCTGAGGCTATTCTGGATTTTTCTGCCAGCATCAGCCCTTTGGGGCCACCAAACAGCACGATCGCTGCTATTGTGTCCCAAATGGGTAATCTTAGGCACTATCCTGACCCTGATTATAGTGAACTGAGACTTGCTCTCAGTCACTTCCATCAATTGCCGCCTGAGTGGATTCTGCCTGGTAACGGCTCAGCAGAATTACTGACTTTGGCAGGTAGGGATTTAGCAGAATTAGCCGCAACAATGTTAATAACTCCAGCCTTTGGCGACTATTACCGTACTCTGGCAGCGTACAACGCTAAAGTACTGGAGTTTCCTCTAAATCTGGAAAATACACGTCATTCGTCATTAGTCAATAGTCCTTTGTCAATAAAAAATGACAAAGGACAAAGGACTTTTAACAAGGGACTGCTGCTCAATAATCCCCACAACCCAACGGGAAAGCTATTTTCGCGAGAGACAATTTTGCCCTACTTAGAGCAATTTGCTTTGGTAGTAGTGGATGAAGCGTTTATGGATTTTTTGCATCCTGATGAAGAACAAAGCCTGATTCCGGTGGTGCAGGAATACGCGAATTTAGTAGTATTGCGATCGCTAACGAAATTTTACAGTCTGCCAGGACTCAGGCTAGGATATGCGATCGCCCACCCCGACCGCCTTCGGCGATGGCAGTTGTGGCGCGACCCATGGCCCGTAAACACCTTGGCGGCAGCGGCAGCTACCGCCGCACTCCAGGATCGAGAGTTTCAAGAGCAAACTTGGAAATGGCTACCACCTGCACGAAACCAACTCTTTGAGGGTTTAGCCGCAATCCCAGGATTGCAACCTTTTGAAAGTGCTGCTAACTTTTTACTTGTTGAATCACAACAGTCGAGTTTGCAGTTGCAGCAACAATTGCTCCAAAATCACCAGATTTTAATTCGAGATTGTCTAAGCTTTAAAGAACTAGGCGATCGTTTTTTCCGGGTTGCTGTACTTTCCGAATCTGATAACCAGCGTTTAGTAGAAGTGCTGATTACTGTGTGCTAA
- a CDS encoding Uma2 family endonuclease → MVATTTAETRVLLHNISWQTFKTMLAEMGCERNSRLAYDNGTIEIMTPLMPHESSNRLIEVFVGVLCEELGLEIRRAGSLTLTRDDLEKGAEPDSSYYIQNELLVRDQENIDLTIAPPPDLVLEVEYSRSAIDKFRLYAAMGIPELWRYNGSVLQIYKLEGGQYSQVQTSPTFAPVLVKEIPRFIQEAKKNGEIATTRAFRAWVQQNIFGTEKFR, encoded by the coding sequence ATGGTGGCGACAACAACCGCAGAAACTAGGGTTTTACTCCACAACATCAGCTGGCAGACATTTAAAACCATGCTGGCTGAGATGGGTTGTGAGCGTAACTCTCGACTGGCTTATGACAATGGAACTATTGAAATTATGACCCCACTGATGCCCCATGAAAGCTCAAACCGCCTAATTGAGGTTTTTGTTGGGGTGCTGTGCGAAGAGTTGGGTTTGGAAATTAGACGGGCTGGTTCACTGACTTTAACACGGGATGATTTAGAGAAGGGAGCCGAGCCGGATAGTAGCTACTACATCCAAAATGAATTGCTAGTCCGAGATCAAGAAAATATTGACCTAACCATCGCCCCGCCCCCAGACCTTGTGTTAGAGGTGGAATATTCTCGGTCTGCAATAGACAAGTTTCGGCTTTATGCGGCGATGGGAATCCCCGAATTATGGCGTTATAACGGCAGTGTGTTACAAATTTATAAGTTGGAAGGTGGGCAATATTCACAAGTCCAAACCAGCCCTACCTTTGCACCTGTGTTAGTCAAGGAAATTCCCCGTTTTATCCAAGAAGCCAAAAAAAATGGAGAAATTGCTACTACCCGTGCTTTTCGTGCTTGGGTACAACAGAATATTTTTGGTACAGAAAAATTTCGATAA
- a CDS encoding HU family DNA-binding protein, whose amino-acid sequence MNKGELVDAVAEKASVTKKQADAVLTAALETIIEAVSSGDKVTLVGFGSFESRERKAREGRNPKTNEKMEIPATKVPAFSAGKLFRERVAPPKS is encoded by the coding sequence ATGAACAAGGGTGAATTGGTTGATGCTGTAGCTGAAAAGGCTAGTGTTACCAAAAAACAAGCGGATGCAGTCTTAACTGCCGCTTTGGAAACGATCATTGAAGCGGTTTCTTCTGGCGATAAAGTGACGCTGGTAGGATTCGGCTCATTTGAATCACGGGAACGTAAAGCTCGTGAAGGTCGTAACCCCAAAACCAATGAAAAGATGGAAATTCCAGCGACTAAGGTACCTGCCTTCTCCGCTGGTAAGCTTTTCAGAGAAAGGGTAGCACCCCCAAAATCATAG